One genomic segment of Protaetiibacter intestinalis includes these proteins:
- a CDS encoding ABC transporter permease, whose protein sequence is MTDLMSDPVEAARVARRRRLDANWLLLVPALALLTVVLLVPLVQSFIRSISTPSWGFDNYVKLFTDGVTLTVLGRTATTALVVTIVAFLLGYPYAYFMTRVGDRTRAILLVVVLIPFWTSVMARNFAWLVILQRGGPVQTALSWIGLGDVQLVGSQIGVTIAMSQVLLPFMVLPLFSSLSAIDRRLLLAARGLGSRPIVAFWKVYWPLSRGGVVAGLILVFTLSLGFYVTPALLGSPQQSLIAQLLAQRTTQLLDFAGAGALGMVVLVVTLLLVAWANRVGGTISAIGVVATSGSGGRR, encoded by the coding sequence GTGACCGACCTGATGTCCGACCCCGTCGAGGCCGCGCGCGTCGCGCGTCGGCGACGGCTCGACGCGAACTGGCTGCTGCTCGTGCCCGCGCTCGCCCTGCTGACGGTCGTGCTGCTCGTGCCGCTCGTGCAGAGCTTCATCCGCAGCATCTCGACCCCGAGCTGGGGCTTCGACAACTACGTGAAGCTCTTCACCGACGGGGTCACCCTCACCGTGCTCGGTCGCACCGCGACGACCGCCCTCGTCGTCACGATCGTCGCGTTCCTGCTCGGCTACCCCTACGCCTACTTCATGACCCGGGTCGGCGACCGCACGCGCGCCATCCTGCTCGTCGTCGTGCTCATCCCGTTCTGGACCTCGGTCATGGCGCGCAATTTCGCCTGGCTCGTCATCCTGCAGCGCGGCGGTCCCGTGCAGACCGCGCTCAGCTGGATCGGCCTCGGCGACGTGCAGCTCGTCGGCTCGCAGATCGGCGTGACGATCGCCATGAGCCAGGTGCTGCTGCCGTTCATGGTGCTGCCGCTGTTCAGCTCGCTCTCCGCGATCGACCGGCGCCTGCTGCTCGCGGCGCGCGGGCTGGGCTCGCGCCCCATCGTGGCGTTCTGGAAGGTGTACTGGCCGCTCTCGCGCGGCGGGGTCGTCGCGGGCCTCATCCTCGTCTTCACCCTGAGCCTCGGCTTCTACGTGACGCCCGCGCTGCTCGGCTCGCCGCAGCAGTCGCTCATCGCCCAGCTGCTCGCGCAGCGCACGACCCAGCTGCTCGACTTCGCGGGCGCCGGGGCGCTCGGCATGGTCGTGCTCGTGGTGACCCTGCTGCTCGTCGCCTGGGCCAACCGGGTCGGCGGCACGATCTCCGCGATCGGCGTCGTCGCGACCTCCGGATCGGGAGGCCGTCGATGA
- a CDS encoding BKACE family enzyme, producing the protein MMRPAEKVIISTAVTGSVNVPSQSDYLPLSAEQVVQASVEAAHAGSAIIHLHARHPDGRPAFEAEAFEAIIPPILEQVDVVINISTGGSSQMTMEERLAGATRFSPELASLNMGSMNFVYSGIADKVTHWKHEWEKPYVLGTYSHPFINTFDRIEYVLRELGERRGTRFEFECYDIGHLYTLAYFVDRGLVEPPFMIQGVFGILGGIGADHANLEHMVRIADKLFGDEYRFSAFAAGRDQLQFATHSAWLGGHVRVGLEDSLWIGKGRLAESNAQQVEKIRAVIEDLGRPLATPDDARRMLGLKGLAGVTL; encoded by the coding sequence ATGATGCGCCCCGCCGAGAAGGTGATCATCAGCACCGCGGTCACCGGCAGCGTCAACGTCCCCTCGCAGAGCGACTACCTGCCGCTCAGCGCGGAGCAGGTCGTGCAGGCATCCGTCGAGGCGGCCCACGCCGGCTCGGCCATCATCCACCTGCACGCCCGCCACCCCGACGGGCGGCCCGCGTTCGAGGCGGAGGCGTTCGAGGCGATCATCCCGCCGATCCTCGAACAGGTCGACGTGGTCATCAACATCTCCACGGGCGGCTCCTCGCAGATGACGATGGAGGAGCGCCTCGCGGGCGCCACCCGATTCAGCCCCGAACTCGCCTCGCTCAACATGGGGTCGATGAACTTCGTGTACTCGGGCATCGCCGACAAGGTGACGCACTGGAAGCACGAGTGGGAGAAACCGTACGTGCTCGGCACCTACAGCCACCCCTTCATCAACACCTTCGACCGCATCGAGTACGTGCTGCGCGAGCTCGGCGAACGTCGCGGCACCCGCTTCGAGTTCGAGTGCTACGACATCGGGCACCTGTACACGCTCGCCTACTTCGTCGACCGCGGGCTCGTCGAGCCGCCGTTCATGATCCAGGGCGTGTTCGGCATCCTCGGCGGCATCGGCGCCGACCACGCCAACCTCGAGCACATGGTGCGGATCGCCGACAAGCTGTTCGGCGACGAGTACCGGTTCTCGGCGTTCGCGGCCGGGCGCGACCAGCTGCAGTTCGCCACCCACTCCGCATGGCTCGGCGGGCATGTGCGCGTCGGCCTCGAGGACAGCCTGTGGATCGGCAAGGGCCGGCTCGCCGAGAGCAACGCCCAGCAGGTCGAGAAGATCCGCGCCGTCATCGAGGACCTCGGCCGCCCCCTCGCCACCCCCGACGACGCCCGCCGCATGCTCGGCCTCAAAGGCCTCGCGGGCGTCACCCTCTGA
- a CDS encoding extracellular solute-binding protein — protein sequence MSRITSRTRAGRRTAVSGIGLIAAVGLLAGCAGTPTPEGTGGADEPVTITYVGYGGAGQDAQIQAWQVPYTQAHPNITFVNTSPPDVAQVKAQVEAGAVLWDVLATAPYAAEQNCGTLFEPLDVTLTVPEDDLVPGSVGKCYTANWINATPMAYRTDAFPNGGPKTVEDFFDTEKFPGQRGFVTNLQNGILEYASIAAGADPENLYPLDVDSALDELEKIRSVTTFAPNVGALQQAVAADQVDMFFLPDSRLVPQLAEGDDLTIVWDVTVASINAFAVPKGSPHKAEVEAFLASVMEPGPVAKISELLGVAPINKNAKPDLNEYASQVQVYNPDVNTGITVLQDIPWYTENFNDASTKLTNWLAG from the coding sequence ATGTCCCGAATCACATCCCGAACCCGAGCCGGACGGCGCACCGCCGTCTCCGGCATCGGCCTGATCGCGGCCGTGGGGCTGCTCGCGGGCTGCGCGGGCACGCCGACCCCCGAGGGGACCGGCGGTGCCGACGAGCCCGTCACGATCACCTACGTCGGCTACGGCGGCGCCGGGCAGGACGCGCAGATCCAGGCCTGGCAGGTGCCCTACACGCAGGCGCACCCCAACATCACCTTCGTCAACACCTCGCCGCCGGATGTGGCGCAGGTGAAGGCGCAGGTGGAGGCGGGTGCCGTGCTGTGGGACGTGCTCGCGACGGCCCCCTACGCGGCCGAGCAGAACTGCGGCACGCTCTTCGAGCCGCTCGACGTGACGCTCACCGTCCCGGAGGACGACCTCGTGCCCGGCTCGGTCGGCAAGTGCTACACGGCCAACTGGATCAACGCGACCCCGATGGCCTACCGCACCGACGCCTTCCCGAACGGCGGCCCGAAGACCGTCGAGGACTTCTTCGACACCGAGAAGTTCCCGGGGCAGCGCGGCTTCGTCACCAACCTGCAGAACGGCATCCTCGAGTACGCCTCGATCGCCGCGGGCGCCGACCCGGAGAACCTCTACCCGCTCGACGTCGACTCGGCGCTCGACGAGCTCGAGAAGATCCGCTCGGTGACGACCTTCGCGCCGAACGTGGGCGCCCTGCAGCAGGCCGTGGCCGCCGACCAGGTCGACATGTTCTTCCTGCCCGACTCGCGTCTCGTGCCGCAGCTGGCCGAGGGCGACGACCTCACGATCGTGTGGGATGTCACGGTCGCCTCGATCAACGCCTTCGCGGTGCCGAAGGGCTCGCCGCACAAGGCCGAGGTGGAGGCGTTCCTGGCGAGCGTCATGGAGCCGGGTCCGGTGGCGAAGATCTCGGAGCTGCTCGGTGTCGCGCCCATCAACAAGAACGCGAAGCCCGACCTCAACGAGTACGCGAGCCAGGTGCAGGTGTACAACCCGGACGTCAACACGGGCATCACGGTGCTCCAGGACATCCCCTGGTACACCGAGAACTTCAATGACGCCTCGACGAAGCTGACCAACTGGTTGGCCGGCTGA
- a CDS encoding IclR family transcriptional regulator — protein sequence MVNTEPGGEPSNLDIQSVSRVGQILGLFGPRTVELTAAEVAERVGLNRTTAYRYCASMASAGILERGHRKGSFTLGGLVLQLGIHALHRKRVVDIAPAYLEDLARTAGSTAVLSLWGVDRPVVALVHENPTRTVVVTVRPGTQLDLEASQTRVFLAHLTDHQTVERMMEPLPAPQRAELEAAIYTARRTGYYVSKLPDGIYGAAAPVFDEYGICATVALLGSEIGADLSPGSPLLSALTSTAAALGAELAGREGEPNAKLRRAAE from the coding sequence ATGGTGAACACCGAGCCCGGCGGCGAGCCCTCGAACCTCGACATCCAGTCGGTCTCGCGGGTCGGGCAGATCCTCGGACTGTTCGGCCCGCGGACCGTCGAGCTGACGGCCGCCGAGGTCGCCGAGCGCGTCGGCCTCAACCGCACCACGGCATACCGCTACTGCGCCTCCATGGCGAGCGCCGGCATCCTCGAGCGCGGGCACCGCAAGGGCTCGTTCACGCTCGGCGGGCTCGTGCTGCAGTTGGGCATCCACGCCCTGCACCGCAAGCGCGTCGTCGACATCGCCCCGGCCTACCTCGAAGACCTCGCCCGCACCGCCGGCTCGACCGCCGTGCTGAGTCTGTGGGGCGTCGACCGACCGGTCGTCGCCCTCGTGCACGAGAACCCGACCCGCACGGTCGTCGTCACGGTGCGCCCGGGCACGCAGCTCGACCTCGAGGCGTCGCAGACGCGCGTCTTCCTCGCCCACCTCACCGACCACCAGACGGTCGAGAGGATGATGGAACCTCTTCCGGCGCCGCAGCGCGCCGAGCTCGAAGCGGCGATCTACACCGCGCGCCGCACCGGCTACTACGTGTCGAAGCTCCCCGACGGGATCTACGGCGCGGCCGCCCCGGTCTTCGACGAATACGGGATCTGCGCCACCGTGGCGCTGCTCGGCTCCGAGATCGGCGCCGACCTGTCCCCGGGTTCCCCCCTCCTCTCGGCCCTCACCTCGACTGCGGCCGCGCTCGGCGCCGAGCTCGCCGGCCGCGAGGGAGAACCGAATGCGAAGCTACGACGAGCTGCGGAATGA
- a CDS encoding HpcH/HpaI aldolase family protein translates to MGLPLAHSLFRAALADPSRVPLGTWVKLPATESMELVALAGFDFAVIDLEHSAMNLETAFRHIGTALLAGVSPIVRVPSLEGGLAQRILDAGAEGIMLPHVDTVEQARAAVAAVRFPPLGARGVGSTSRAGAWGAVSREDYLRYGNEEVVLIPQLESAQAARNARAIAEVPGVDVLLVGAADLSTSEGLTETDPAVVELIAGAVRDVHAAGKPIGNAGGPTAANVRASLDAGFDFTLLGNDASLLGAAARAAVEAGRSVERG, encoded by the coding sequence ATGGGGCTGCCGCTCGCGCACAGCCTGTTCCGGGCGGCGCTCGCCGACCCGAGCCGGGTGCCGCTCGGCACCTGGGTGAAGCTGCCGGCGACCGAGAGCATGGAGCTCGTCGCGCTCGCCGGCTTCGACTTCGCCGTGATCGACCTCGAGCACTCGGCGATGAACCTCGAGACCGCGTTCCGGCACATCGGCACGGCGCTGCTCGCAGGCGTCTCGCCCATCGTTCGGGTGCCGAGCCTCGAGGGCGGGCTCGCGCAGCGCATCCTCGACGCGGGGGCGGAGGGGATCATGCTGCCGCACGTCGACACGGTCGAGCAGGCGCGCGCCGCGGTCGCGGCCGTGCGGTTCCCGCCGCTGGGTGCGCGCGGGGTCGGCAGCACCAGCCGGGCCGGCGCCTGGGGTGCCGTCTCGCGCGAGGACTACCTGCGCTACGGCAACGAGGAGGTCGTGCTCATCCCGCAGCTCGAGAGCGCCCAGGCCGCCCGCAACGCCCGCGCAATCGCCGAGGTGCCCGGGGTCGACGTGCTGCTCGTCGGCGCGGCCGACCTCTCCACGAGCGAGGGGCTCACCGAGACCGACCCGGCGGTCGTCGAGCTCATCGCGGGCGCCGTACGGGACGTGCACGCGGCGGGCAAGCCGATCGGCAACGCCGGCGGACCGACCGCCGCGAACGTGCGCGCCTCGCTCGACGCCGGCTTCGACTTCACCCTCCTCGGCAACGACGCGAGCCTGCTCGGCGCCGCCGCCCGCGCGGCCGTCGAGGCGGGCAGGTCGGTCGAACGGGGATGA
- a CDS encoding DUF6282 family protein: MSTVDDRVAPSPALLKVLTGAVDLHTHSGPSPFPRRVNHVEASYDAARIGMRAILIKSHHHNTVMDLLAMRDLLADAPTPAYGGVALNSEVGGINPSAVAVAIKMGGRAVWGPTVSAAQHIAAHSHDDGFPTAGSDLEEKVESVFDDSGDVSAETVRVTQLVAKADIMLTGGHLDVDSQKALFATAKQNGVRRILLHHPDFIVGASEHDVEELLSHGAFVEHEMSMYHPGVPAPGWPISRLIDWIERIGPDRTVIDSDLGQEGNPLPVDGYLYVAQQLLDHGIAEKDVRQMMCHNTAYLLGLEDSPKAG; the protein is encoded by the coding sequence ATGTCCACCGTCGACGACCGGGTCGCCCCGTCACCCGCACTGCTCAAGGTCCTCACCGGGGCGGTGGATCTGCACACCCACTCGGGACCGAGCCCCTTCCCCCGCCGCGTCAACCACGTCGAGGCGTCGTACGACGCAGCCCGAATCGGCATGCGCGCGATCCTCATCAAGTCGCACCACCACAACACCGTCATGGACCTGCTGGCCATGCGCGACCTGCTCGCCGACGCGCCCACCCCGGCCTACGGCGGCGTCGCCCTCAACTCCGAGGTCGGCGGCATCAACCCCTCGGCCGTCGCCGTCGCGATCAAGATGGGCGGCCGGGCCGTGTGGGGACCCACCGTCTCGGCCGCCCAGCACATCGCCGCCCACAGCCACGACGACGGCTTCCCGACCGCCGGCTCCGACCTCGAGGAGAAGGTCGAGTCGGTCTTCGACGACTCGGGCGACGTCTCCGCCGAGACCGTGCGCGTCACCCAGCTCGTCGCGAAGGCAGACATCATGCTGACGGGCGGCCACCTCGACGTCGACTCGCAGAAGGCGCTCTTCGCGACCGCGAAGCAGAACGGCGTGCGCCGCATCCTGCTGCACCACCCGGACTTCATCGTCGGCGCCTCCGAGCACGACGTCGAGGAGCTGCTCTCGCACGGCGCCTTCGTCGAGCACGAGATGTCCATGTACCACCCGGGCGTCCCAGCGCCCGGGTGGCCGATCTCCCGCCTGATCGACTGGATCGAGCGGATCGGCCCCGACCGCACCGTCATCGACTCCGACCTCGGCCAGGAGGGCAACCCGCTGCCCGTCGACGGCTACCTGTACGTCGCCCAGCAACTGCTCGACCACGGCATCGCCGAGAAGGACGTGCGGCAGATGATGTGCCACAACACCGCCTACCTCCTCGGCCTCGAGGACTCGCCGAAGGCCGGATGA
- a CDS encoding IclR family transcriptional regulator — MATTEELLGTPELAFEIDRGSIQSIERAAAVLGLLDQHTRVLTPALVAERLGLNRSTAHRYLQSLQNSGFLDSAYGLGPLFDQLSALVAGRQQLLGLAPAIMRQLSDRTGLTCVLSFLGRTGAVVTLVEEASAGTIILTVRTGTVLEVRAAQSRVLLAFQSDPAVVARVHSTLGDEERRVETGALARVRRERLAWADLGRIGLASVAAPVFGPHDIQAAIALLGTSPVLSPDDVAGRVELLREAADKLSVMLASEERTP, encoded by the coding sequence ATGGCGACGACCGAGGAGCTGCTCGGCACCCCCGAGCTCGCGTTCGAGATCGACCGCGGATCCATCCAGTCGATCGAGCGGGCCGCCGCCGTGCTCGGCCTGCTCGACCAGCACACGCGCGTGCTCACCCCCGCCCTCGTCGCCGAGCGCCTCGGGCTCAACCGCTCCACGGCGCACCGCTACCTGCAGTCGCTGCAGAACTCGGGCTTCCTCGACAGCGCCTACGGGCTCGGTCCGCTGTTCGACCAGCTCTCGGCGCTCGTCGCCGGCCGCCAGCAGCTGCTCGGACTCGCGCCCGCCATCATGCGGCAGCTCTCCGACCGCACGGGCCTCACCTGCGTGCTGAGCTTCCTCGGCCGCACGGGCGCCGTCGTCACCCTTGTCGAGGAGGCGAGCGCGGGCACCATCATCCTCACCGTCCGCACCGGCACCGTGCTCGAGGTGCGCGCCGCCCAGTCGCGCGTGCTGCTCGCCTTCCAGTCCGACCCGGCCGTCGTCGCGCGCGTGCACTCGACGCTCGGCGACGAGGAGCGGCGCGTCGAGACCGGCGCGCTCGCCCGCGTGCGTCGCGAGCGTCTCGCCTGGGCCGACCTCGGACGCATCGGCCTCGCCTCGGTCGCGGCGCCCGTCTTCGGCCCCCACGACATCCAGGCCGCCATCGCGCTGCTCGGCACGAGTCCCGTGCTCTCGCCCGACGACGTCGCCGGACGCGTCGAGCTGCTGCGCGAGGCCGCCGACAAGCTCAGCGTGATGCTCGCCTCGGAGGAGAGGACCCCGTGA
- a CDS encoding cupin domain-containing protein, with protein MSTYATDDIRSTLQTTAPAVQVDPSTPIKPSQWIEFLALPPGEVLAHGSRVWNARAANLVVSYTEGRAGDVLERAAQVDEYVVLQYSESAPILVTAGEESAEVDEEAFVVVPPGDSRIELRGDGPVIRLFSVRSGDLAAASLNAEAYEEPDARSAPLGEWPDPVGGFRLRVYRLADTPIAPGRFGRIFRTTNVMVNFLAEEPTPRDPHKLSPHHHDDFEQISLAVKGDFVHHIRYPWGPDSGAWREDEHRRIATPSICVIPPPTVHTTQGIGPHQQLIDIFSPPRVDFSTSGWVLNAADYPAAPDRGIPEGS; from the coding sequence ATGAGCACGTATGCCACGGACGACATCCGCTCGACCCTGCAGACGACGGCACCCGCCGTGCAGGTCGACCCGTCGACCCCCATCAAGCCCTCGCAGTGGATCGAGTTCCTCGCGCTGCCGCCCGGCGAGGTGCTCGCCCACGGCAGCCGGGTGTGGAACGCGCGGGCCGCGAACCTCGTGGTCTCGTACACCGAGGGGCGCGCGGGAGACGTGCTCGAGCGCGCCGCACAGGTCGACGAGTACGTCGTGCTGCAGTACTCGGAGAGCGCGCCGATCCTGGTGACCGCGGGCGAGGAGTCGGCGGAAGTCGACGAGGAGGCCTTCGTCGTCGTGCCGCCCGGCGACTCGCGCATCGAGCTGCGCGGCGACGGGCCCGTCATCCGGCTGTTCTCGGTGCGCTCCGGCGACCTGGCGGCGGCCTCCCTCAACGCCGAGGCGTACGAGGAGCCGGATGCGCGCTCCGCCCCGCTCGGCGAGTGGCCGGACCCCGTGGGAGGTTTCCGGCTGCGGGTCTACCGCCTCGCCGACACCCCCATCGCGCCCGGCCGCTTCGGACGCATCTTCCGCACCACCAACGTCATGGTCAACTTCCTCGCCGAGGAGCCGACCCCGCGCGACCCGCACAAGCTCTCACCGCACCACCACGACGACTTCGAGCAGATCTCGCTCGCCGTCAAGGGCGACTTCGTGCACCACATCCGCTACCCCTGGGGGCCGGATTCGGGCGCCTGGCGCGAGGACGAGCACCGGCGGATCGCGACGCCGTCGATCTGCGTCATCCCGCCGCCGACCGTGCACACGACGCAGGGCATCGGGCCGCACCAGCAGCTCATCGACATCTTCTCGCCGCCCCGCGTCGACTTCTCGACCTCGGGTTGGGTGCTGAACGCCGCCGACTACCCCGCGGCGCCCGACCGCGGCATCCCCGAGGGGAGCTGA
- a CDS encoding ABC transporter ATP-binding protein yields the protein MTTHAPARATSAAPAAPTTRGTRIQLEHVTKDYGLAVPAVDDITLTIEPGEFMTLLGPSGSGKTTTLNLIAGFETLTAGRIALNGADVGKLPPHKRDLGMLFQNYALFPHMTVAQNVAYPLRERRMPRAEIARKVAEVLELVQLTGRDDHYPAQLSGGQQQRVALARAIVFDPKALLLDEPLGALDRNLRGALQAEIRRIHREVGSTFVFVTHDQEEAMNLSDRIALFNQGRIEQVGSPEQLYRHPETLFTARFLGDSNVFELGGGAGGGRVAWEDRSWAVDPATVAAHPGVVDRAAVVVRPEDVGIVRAASELPADANSVGARVVDVEYMGSYRTAMLAFGAAGVAGRARIDAFDASVAIGDEVIAHWRPGRQRLVAA from the coding sequence ATGACCACCCACGCACCGGCCCGCGCCACGAGCGCCGCGCCCGCCGCACCGACGACGCGGGGCACCCGCATCCAGCTCGAGCACGTCACCAAGGACTACGGCCTCGCCGTGCCGGCGGTCGACGACATCACGCTCACGATCGAGCCCGGCGAGTTCATGACGCTGCTCGGCCCCTCGGGTTCGGGCAAGACCACGACCCTGAACCTCATCGCGGGCTTCGAGACGCTCACCGCCGGACGCATCGCCCTCAACGGTGCCGACGTCGGCAAGCTGCCGCCGCACAAGCGCGACCTCGGCATGCTGTTCCAGAACTACGCGCTGTTCCCGCACATGACGGTCGCGCAGAACGTCGCCTACCCGCTGCGCGAGCGCCGGATGCCGCGGGCCGAGATCGCGCGCAAGGTCGCCGAGGTGCTCGAGCTCGTGCAGCTCACCGGCCGCGACGACCACTACCCGGCGCAGCTCTCGGGCGGGCAGCAGCAGCGCGTGGCACTCGCCCGCGCCATCGTGTTCGACCCGAAGGCGCTGCTGCTCGACGAGCCGCTCGGCGCACTCGACCGGAACCTCCGCGGGGCGCTGCAGGCGGAGATCCGCCGCATCCACCGCGAGGTGGGCTCGACCTTCGTGTTCGTGACGCACGACCAGGAGGAGGCGATGAACCTCTCCGATCGGATCGCGCTGTTCAACCAGGGGCGCATCGAGCAGGTGGGCAGCCCCGAGCAGCTCTACCGGCACCCGGAGACGCTCTTCACGGCGCGCTTCCTGGGCGACTCGAACGTCTTCGAGCTGGGCGGCGGTGCCGGTGGCGGCCGGGTCGCCTGGGAGGACCGCAGCTGGGCGGTCGATCCCGCGACGGTCGCGGCCCACCCCGGCGTCGTCGACCGGGCGGCCGTCGTCGTGCGCCCGGAGGACGTCGGCATCGTGCGCGCGGCATCCGAGCTGCCGGCGGATGCCAACTCGGTGGGCGCGCGCGTGGTCGACGTCGAGTACATGGGCTCGTACCGCACCGCCATGCTCGCCTTCGGCGCCGCGGGCGTCGCGGGGCGGGCCCGCATCGACGCGTTCGACGCGTCGGTCGCGATCGGAGACGAGGTGATCGCGCATTGGCGCCCCGGGCGCCAGCGCCTCGTCGCCGCATGA
- a CDS encoding SDR family NAD(P)-dependent oxidoreductase — protein MTMGLLEDKVVLLVGASTGIGAEAARVFAAEGASLVLAARSADALESLAGELAEGGHAVATAAGDVTSASDVARMVDTAVERFGRLDGAFNNAGMTQLGLLHEVSEDDFDRLFAVNVKGVWLCLREELRVMRAAGAGSIVNTSSVGGYKGSSGLGAYQATKHAVIGLTRTAAHDNGPLGIRVNTVAPGPTESAMLDAMRRDDPDAIPRRLAAMPLRKVGTGAEVANAVAWLLSDRASHVTGAVLPVEGGFTA, from the coding sequence ATGACGATGGGGCTGCTCGAGGACAAGGTCGTGCTGCTGGTCGGGGCGAGCACCGGCATCGGCGCGGAGGCCGCGCGGGTCTTCGCGGCGGAGGGCGCCTCGCTGGTGCTCGCCGCGCGCTCGGCGGATGCGCTCGAGTCGCTCGCGGGTGAGCTCGCCGAGGGCGGGCACGCGGTCGCGACGGCGGCGGGCGACGTGACCTCGGCATCCGACGTGGCGCGCATGGTGGACACGGCCGTCGAGCGCTTCGGGCGGCTCGACGGGGCCTTCAACAACGCCGGCATGACGCAGCTCGGGCTGCTGCACGAGGTGAGCGAAGACGACTTCGACCGCCTGTTCGCGGTCAACGTGAAGGGCGTGTGGCTGTGCCTGCGCGAGGAGCTGCGCGTCATGCGCGCGGCGGGTGCCGGCTCGATCGTCAACACCTCGAGCGTCGGCGGCTACAAGGGCAGCTCGGGTCTCGGCGCGTACCAGGCGACCAAGCACGCCGTCATCGGCCTCACCCGCACCGCCGCCCACGACAACGGGCCGCTCGGCATCCGCGTCAACACGGTCGCCCCCGGACCGACCGAGTCGGCCATGCTCGACGCGATGCGCCGCGACGACCCCGACGCCATCCCGCGCCGCCTCGCCGCGATGCCGCTGCGCAAGGTGGGCACGGGCGCCGAGGTCGCGAACGCCGTCGCCTGGCTGCTGAGCGACCGCGCGAGCCACGTCACAGGTGCCGTCCTCCCCGTCGAGGGCGGCTTCACCGCCTGA
- a CDS encoding ABC transporter permease, giving the protein MSTAPARAPEPALETVAIIAGSRGRRRRDRSVDPIPWWLAVIGVAVAIYFILPTLFVIPMSFGGQGSFQFPPKEFTLELYRNFFTNPKWIGSLLNSLLVAVLAASLATVVGTAAALGLHNLAGRVSRLVRTLLMVSMVTPAIVVAVAVYVSFLQWHLVGSIGGYVLAHAAIGVPFVLVSVTSALGGFDPKLLRASASLGASPLRTFMRVTLPLISRGVLTGAVFAFVTSLDEVVIALFLRSPTFQTLPVQMYTAVTVEVDPTIAASSSLVVVTVTLLLLIPLLARPAKR; this is encoded by the coding sequence ATGAGCACCGCACCCGCGCGCGCTCCCGAGCCCGCGCTCGAGACCGTCGCGATCATCGCCGGCTCGCGGGGCCGCCGCCGACGCGACCGCTCGGTCGACCCCATCCCGTGGTGGCTCGCCGTCATCGGCGTGGCCGTCGCGATCTACTTCATCCTGCCGACGCTGTTCGTGATCCCCATGAGCTTCGGCGGACAGGGCAGCTTCCAGTTCCCGCCGAAGGAGTTCACTCTCGAGCTGTACCGCAACTTCTTCACCAACCCGAAGTGGATCGGCTCGCTGCTGAACTCGCTGCTCGTGGCCGTGCTCGCCGCGAGCCTGGCGACGGTCGTCGGCACGGCCGCGGCGCTCGGGCTGCACAACCTGGCCGGCCGGGTGTCGCGCCTCGTGCGCACCCTGCTCATGGTGTCGATGGTGACGCCCGCGATCGTCGTCGCGGTCGCCGTGTACGTCTCGTTCCTGCAGTGGCACCTCGTCGGGTCGATCGGCGGCTACGTGCTCGCCCACGCGGCGATCGGCGTGCCGTTCGTGCTCGTCTCGGTCACGAGCGCGCTCGGCGGCTTCGACCCCAAGCTGCTGCGCGCATCCGCGTCGCTCGGCGCCTCGCCCCTGCGCACCTTCATGCGGGTGACGCTGCCGCTCATCAGTCGCGGGGTGCTCACGGGCGCCGTGTTCGCCTTCGTCACCTCGCTCGACGAGGTCGTCATCGCGCTCTTCCTGCGTTCGCCCACCTTCCAGACCCTGCCCGTGCAGATGTACACGGCCGTCACGGTCGAGGTCGATCCGACGATCGCCGCGTCGTCGAGTCTCGTCGTCGTGACCGTGACCCTGTTGCTGCTCATCCCGCTGCTCGCCCGACCCGCGAAGCGTTGA